In Bernardetia litoralis DSM 6794, the genomic window ACTCGCAAAGAATATGCTGATATAATTGTGCAAAATTTAGAGTTTTGTCAGAAGGAAAAAGATTTGGCTATTTTTGCTTATGTAATTATGCCTAGTCATATTCATTTGATAGTTCGTCGAAATGAAGGTTTATTAAGTGATTGGCTTAGGGATTTTAAGAGTTATACAGCCAAACAAATCATCAAAGAGATAGAAAATGGAGGTTTTGAGAGTCGTAAAGAATGGCTTTTGCACATGTTCAAGTATTACGCAAAATTTCAAGCTCAAAATAGCAAGTATATGTTTTGGCAAAAATCAAATCATCCAACCGATTTGTTTACAGAAAAAGTAATTAGACAAAAGATAGATTATATTCATCATAATCCAGTTGCAGCAAATATAGTAACTGAAGAAAGTTATTATCATTACAGTAGTGCCAACCCCCGTTCGTCGTAGTGTTCCAATAGCCAAACAAAAAAAATAAGTGTTGGGGTAAAAGCCAAGATACTTAAAGTAAATAGCACAGAGGTTATAGTAGAATATACTATTTATGATGTATTTGGAGCTGGATATAACGATGCTGACAGGTCGCTTTTTCCAGGATTACAAGCGATGTATGTACTACAACATTATCGTACAGGAGCTGCTTCTTTATACGGATCTAACTCTTATAAGCCTTTCTTTTGGGGAATCAAAGTAACCAGATAATATAATGAGAAATATAAACTTAATGTTCATACTGATTTTCATACTTCTGTCTTGTAATAAGATAGAAGTTAATAAACAATCTATATATAGAATAGGTACTACAAGAAAAGCTAGTTCTAATTCTAAAGATATAGACTATAATATCCATTACAACCATTATTTGGTTGTAAGAGGTAATTATTCCTATTTTGAAGTTGCACGAAAATATGTGGACACTTGTACTTTTAAAATACCTATTACTGCCATTTATTTTATGGATGAAAAAATAACTAATCTGCAAGATAGTGATATATTTTGGTATACTTCATTTGAGTATAAAAAGGCTAAAGTATCAAAAAAGTGGGTTAACGATTCTAGTTTTAATTTGATAGAGTTTTATCTAGAAAATGAAGTAAGAGTAATAGAAAATGAAGGTGGGAAAATTACAGATTATTACCGTAAAAAAATATAATCCTCCCCGTTCGTCGTAGTCTCCCCCCGTTAATCGTAGTGTTCCAATAGCCAAACAAAAAAAATGAATGTTGGGCGTAGTCTACGACTACGACCTATCAGTTTGGCAAATCTTCAGATTTGCGAGGGTAAGGTATTTTGTATTTGCTTTACAGAATTACTTGAAAACACAAGTCTAAGACTTTCCAACTGATAGAACTTAGTCATAAGACTAAGCTCAACAACTAATAAAAATGTGCAAATTTGCATTTTCTACAAAAAACAGTATCTTTCCAATAAAAAAATATGAGCGAAAGAGCATACAGTATCAATAATCCTGACGGTATTTATTTTGTTACTTTTTCTGTTGTAAACTGGATAGATATTTTTATTCGGCAGCGATATAAGGATATTATTCCCTGCTGTGCCTCGGCTATCTAAATAGCCGTCGCTTGGCTTTGCCGAGTGACTAATATGTATTCGGCTTGTAGCCGTGGTTTTTGTATTTGATGTTAAAAAGGTACAAATTTGTACATACATTTATGTTCTAATTTATTAGATTTTTCATTATTGTTGTAAAACAGCGAAATACAAATACACGGCAGGATGCCGAATACATAGTCCTCACTTGCGAAGACGCAAGCGAGAGCAACCTTGCGAGCGACAGCAGGGGTGCTTGGAAAGAAAGATGGATTAATAGCAAAGGAACCGCAAATTATTTACATACTTTTACTCCTATTAAATATGGAGATGATAATTGGAAACCACTAAACACAAATTAAAATGAAAACTAATATATATATGATCATATCACTTATAAGTTTGAGTTGTATAGCGTTTATAGTAGCTAAAAACAGTAAACAACAAAAACAGGAAAAATGGTATTGGAGTAATAGTTTAGATACA contains:
- a CDS encoding REP-associated tyrosine transposase produces the protein MSEYRKTYEGGLFFITLTVAGWIDVFTRKEYADIIVQNLEFCQKEKDLAIFAYVIMPSHIHLIVRRNEGLLSDWLRDFKSYTAKQIIKEIENGGFESRKEWLLHMFKYYAKFQAQNSKYMFWQKSNHPTDLFTEKVIRQKIDYIHHNPVAANIVTEESYYHYSSANPRSS